ATTCCTTTTGCATTAACGGGTATAGATCATTTGGCAGATAAGGTTTATGATCAAAATACCTCAATGTTCCTTGTCCGTCGTTCTGAAAATAACGTATATGATACTTATTTTCAGCGTACTCACCACTGGAGATAATCGATATTCTCATTTCCACTGTTTCACCCAGTGCTATATCTTTTGGTACAGGCATTACCTTTACATCAAAAGGAAAATTCTCCTGGATATCCAAAGTATCTTTTGTACAGCCTGACAAGAAGATAATTCCAACAATCGCCATCAAACCCAGTACAAGCGTACCAAATGACATTTGACTAATATGCATTATATTTTTCATAACATTATTTTTTCAAAAGTTAATGCGTAATCCAATCCCTGAAGAGGGTCTGAATTGATCCAAATCTGTTCCCCAAAGCACTCTAATGCGTCCCTGTAAAAGCAAAACGATATTATCGGACAAATAAGTTTCAAGAGATAATCTACCTGCCGTGCCGAACATGAAACCACCATCATTCAATAACAGCGCGCCGTCTGAAAGTATTCTATCGCCACGATTCAAAACTTCATATCCGGCAACACCGGTCAATCCCGCATTAAGTGTGATAAACTTTCTTGCATCCGAAAGCAACTGTACACTATATCCAATCTCACCCAAATAATTTTCCAACGGGAGCGTCCACTGCTTATAATCTGTAGTACGTCGCTGAAATTCTGCACTCCAAATCCAGTAGTTCCCGCGCCTGCCGAAGCTATTTAGGGTTAAATTGACGTAGTAATTAGAACTCACATCTTTACTTGCCAGCATTCCGACACTTACCTCTAGCGCTTTTTGTTTATAGACCATGCGTTGCGAATATCCATGAATACTTATAAGCATAAGTATCAAAACAATGATATACTTTTTCATAAGATATTTTTTACTGACTAATTTTGATTTTCATATCCGAAACAGATTTTGCATTCACCAGATCGGAATTTTCTATTTCTAACACCTGATTTCGACCTCCATTCTTCTCATACAATGCGATCTTTAGAACCTGATCATCAGAAATGGTAAATTGATCGAGAAGTACGACATTAGCTGCCGATGATTCATCTGAAACGATCTCCATCATCGGATATTCACGTAATGGTGCAAGCTGTTTTTCCTGCGAAACTGTCCTTTTACCAACCTGTTTATCCACAATCTTGAAAGTGCAATAATCAATTAGGTAAGGAACGTTAGATTTATTCTTGACCTCCGTATGAAAGTAAAATTTCCCATTGTGCACAAATATGCCCTTCAGGATAAATTGCACACCATAAGATTTAGATCCTATGTGTCTGATGTACCGTTTGTCTTGCTGATAAATGGTTTTCATCACCGTTTCCGTTAATGATGGTGGGTTGAAACCAAGTTCCTCAAACTGGACATTTTTTTGCTCGACACGTTCCCCCTCTTGTTGCATTTTATGCAGGTCATAATTTAATGTTTGCGGATAACCATTGTATGTCACATTAAAATTATAGAATTGCCCATCCTTTGTAATTACACTAAAATTAGTTTCTTCACTAAAATCCTTTACCGCAGCTTTAACACGCAGCACGTTCTGAGCATCTTCCGCGATTCCAGCAGTAAGCAACTCTGAACCCAGATCTGCATATCTTATCGCAACAGGAAAGATTAAATGAGTAGTCTTGTTGTATGTTACCTCAAGCCTATAGGCTTCGACCCTTCCCTTTTCAAGATCGGATTGTTGTCCAAAAGTTTTTATAAATAGTCCCACCAAAAGGACTATTAAAACTGTATTCCTTATGATATTCATCTTTTTGATTTTTGTTAATTATTCTTTTTCGTAACCAGCAAGACTTGCTGACCGGCTTTAAGGGTCACCTTGACAGTCCTTATTTTTTTTGAAAAATATCCCGAAACTCCCTGCACAAGACCGCGTGTCAGGTCTCCAACAACCTGCTGTCCTGCTGAACGCGACATGGAAATATTCATACCGGAACTTTGGCTCATATTAGCAGCTATCTCACCAGCGGCATTGATTTCATCAGACCTTGGAACGGATAACCCTAATTGACCATTCACATCATAAGCAAGTATCTCAACAGGCAGGATATTCCCCTTGACCTCAACTGATGAAACTTTTAACTGTAACCTATTCCCCTGAAATTTTGTACCAGCCTCCATTTCTGTCCCTTTGGGAACGCTGTAGCCCGCAATCGTTGCATCTTCCAGTAATCTCAGCTTTACAGAGCCATCCGCCGTAACAGTTTTAGTTTCCATAATTATAGCACGTATACTATTCCTTGCAATCCCCATTTTTTCTCTTGCCCCTACCGTTAAAAAGGAATGATTCCTTTCACCTTCCAGACTTGCTAGGAGAGTGCTGTCATCTTGTTCGCGATACAAAGCGCTGACTATACTTTTTCGTAGTACCTTTAGACTTTCCGTTTTTTCGGTTTTGCTTGGACTTTTATGATAATTATAATTTGCTGAATCTTTAAAAGATGCTGCTGCTGTCATATCCGTTCCTTGGGTTCCACTGGGAAGATATTTTGATGCCATTTGATACGACTTTTCCATTAAAGTTAGCTGGTCATTCAAGGTAGGAGCAGCCGGAACATCCTTTGCAGAAAGCTTCTCTTGCAATTGATCAACTTTCCTGCGCAATTCCAATTTCTCCCTATCATCATCTTGATAAAAGGAACTCAGCGTACTTTGTGCATTTCTGTAGCTCGTTAACGAATTATTCTGGTAACCTGGGTTTCCAATATTTCCTGATGTATTTCCAACACTTGCGGTAGACCCAGGAAATTCTCCCGCTGTAGTGCTATCGCCGTTGTTATTCCAATAATCAGCCAGTGATTGCAATGAACTTCTTTTTTCAGCTTCCTTTTCATCCAACATCTCTTTCTCGTATGCCTTTTGTTTATCCGCCTGCAAACCTTTGTCCGTAGCTTCGGGAACAACATTTTTTAATCCCTTTTCATCTATCGCGCTACCAGAACTTTTTGGCTTAAATATCAAATACAGGCACGCAATAAAAACAATTCCCATGAGTCCAAAAATCAACGGTTTTTTGAACTTGTCAACTTTTGATTTACTATCGGTTAAATTGGAACTATCACTGCCAGTTTCATCATCGACGATTATACTTATGCGTTTATTCTCTCTCTCTTCCATTTCTATATTTTTTATAGTTAATTAGGATAGAATCCTTCCTAGCAGATGAACCATCATTAATGGAGGGAGATTCTATATGGCTTATTTCCATTTGTCGATCCTCTTTGCCCAGATCATAGCATACCTTGACAAGCACACCAATGCCCATTGTGAGGTAAAAAGCAAAAAGAATAATGACATACCTGCATTGGGTCTTTAGCGGTAGTGCCTGCCACCTATTATCGAGTTTTTCTAACTCGCTTTCGATTGTATTTCTAAAATTTTTCATGTTATTTTTTTTTAGCTGTAGTGAACCTTTGTTATGCAGATTTCTCATTCGCCTACTACTTGTTTCTAGCGCTCAATGACCTCTTCGTCCTTATTTGCTGTTACACCGAATTTCAAAATCTGAAATCCCTGTGGGTTATTATCTGATTTCACACTGTTCAAGAGTGTACAGGAAGTAACCAAGCTTCGCCTGGTCAGATTACTGGATCTTATAATGAACTGCTTAGCATAGGTAGTCACAGCATAGGGGTAAGAATTAAAATTGCACACAACGCTATCAACCTCAATTCGTTGCTGCACATTACCAGAGATAATCCGATTATAGTATCCCTTCTCTGCAAGATCATGGTAGTAGTCGTAGGCACTTTTATCTGCTAGATCAAATGCGCGTTTCATATTACTTTCAATGGCCGCTTTGTCGGGAGCAAGCGTAAAAAACAGCTCGTGAAATCTACGCACATGTTCTCTAGCCATAACCGGCCTATTAATGGCAGCGTCCTGTGATAATGCCAGCATTAGCGATTTACCTTGATCCAAAACATAAATCTTTTCCCGCTGCACATTCGCAAAGGAATAGGATTTCCAGACTGAAAATCCAGTCACTCCCAAGCAAAGCAATGCAAAAACAATAGCGTATATTCTAATCTGTCTAAAGCTATTCTCTATATTTCTTAAAGTTTTAAACTCCATAATTATTTCGTTTTTTGCCCACCTTGATTATTACCCATAAGTTGACCTCCAACTTCGCCGATGGCAGCTCCAGCACCAGCAGCTGCGACATTTCCGCTACGCATAGCCATCTGACTAACATTTCTGGTGAAGTTCCCAGCGCCACCAGCCTGAATAATCCATCCCGTCACCGTAGGTATGGTGAAGTAACCAACAATTCCAATGATCATGAATATCACATATACGGTGTTACTGGTGTCGGGAATAAATGTTGGATCGTTGAGCATTTCAATATCCCGCTCTAATATTAAAGACTGGATTTTCGCAAGCATTGCACTGAACATATCCGCCACAGGAAGCCATAGGTAAACACTTATATACCGTGTCAGCCATTGGCTTAATGTACTCTGAAAACCATCCCATACGCTGATCGCAAATGCAATTGGTCCTAATATAGAAAGCACGATCAGAAAAAATGTTCGTATTGTATCGACGACCAAAGCAGCAGCCTGAAAGAGAATTTCCAATAGTTCTCTTAGCCACTTTTTTGTTGCCTGTTCCATATTATAAGCCGTGCGATCCATATACATTCCTGCCATCGTAACCAGATCATTTGGCGCCCAACCCAGCTCCTCCAGTTTTTTGTCGAATTCCTCGTTATTGACCAGATAGGCTGTTTCTGGATTTCTGAGTGTTGCTTCCTTTTCCAATAGGTCTTTTTGCTCCTGTAGCTTATTTAGGTCAAGCACCTGATTGTCCAGCATACTATGTGTTCCTTGCACAACCGGACTTAAAACCGCATTAATGGTTCCCAGTACGATGGTTGGAAAAAACATGATGCACATTCCAATCGCAAATGGTCGAAGTAAAGGGAAAACATCGATAGGTTCTGCTCTGCTCAATGCCTGCCACACTTTTAGTGCGACATAGAACAATGCACCCAATCCGGCAACACCTTTGGCAACAGTTGCCATTGTAGCAGACATCGGAAGCATCTCATCGTAGAGCCCCCGAAGGAGCTCATGTAGATTATTAAATTCCATAATTTTTCTTTTGATTTACCAATACTTTTGTCCATCTGTTCCATATAATTCCATTACCCTTTTGGTATTGTTTTGCTTCTTTGCGCGAAGAATACTGACAGAAATGTTTTTACTCGTATAGTATCGAACAAGGCTGTGGTATTCTTTGACCTCCTTATATACGCGGTCGATAATTTCCATTCGTTCCTTATCATTCAATGAAAGACTGCTTGAAGTGACGATCTGCTTGAGATCCTTAAGCAGCTCAGTACTCTCATTTAATAGTGCAGAATAGCCGTTACCGATAGCCATAAGTTCATTCGGAGAAAAATTCTTGTCATTCAACATTTTGCCAAAATTGTTTACATACATTGAACTGACATCTCCGACCAGCAATACCGTCTGCTGAACTTTCCTGGCATCTTTGACTAAATTGTTTACGGCCTTTAGCTTATCATAGTATTCCTTTCCCTGCTCGTAAACTTTCTTGACTTCGTTAAAATTTTTCACAACATTTGATACCGTGCTGGAGGTCTGTACAATTTCATTGGCGGAATTTAAAATTCCCGAAGCCAGATTTGTCGGGTCGGTTACAACCCACTGTGCTTGAACTTTTTGGGTAATGGCTACAGTTAACACCATTACTACAGTGATAATAAAATTTTTCATTTTCTAAATTTTTAGGATTGTTATTAAATAGTTAATTGTCATCTTTCGACAGTCCCTTGATTTTTCGCAGGGATATTTTCTTGATGGCTCCCTCAACATCGCCACCCATTTCCTGCGCAAGATTCATCACTTCTAATTTTTCAGATTCTTCCGTTGTATACGCCAAATACTCGTGATGGCTAACTTCTGTGGCATACACTGCGGAGTGCGTTCCACCTAAACCAATCCAAACTTCTTTGTAGAGGCGTGTGGGGTCATTGTCCTGGTTAATACTTAAAATCTGAGATTTTTCGCGTTCAGTCAGACCCAGCATTTTTTGAATGTCATCAAACTTATTAGCGTACTTTCGTTGGTCGAGCAGTATTTTGCAGTCTGAATTATTAATAATACTTTCACGTACAATCGGTGAATGAATAATGTCGTCCACCTCTTGGGTTACCACTACCGCTTCGCCAAAAAACTTCCTAACCGTTTTAAAGAGATACTTTAAATATTCCGCCATTCCTTCCTTCGCAATGGCCTTCCAGGCTTCTTCAATTAGTATCATTTTACGAACACCTTTTAACCTGCGCATCTTATTAATAAAGGTTTCCATTATGATTATTGTCACAACAGGAAATAGGATTTTATGATCTTTTATAGCATCAATTTCAAAGACAATAAATCTCTTATTAAGCAAATCGAGCTCTTTTTCTGAGTTCAGCAAATAGTCATATTCTCCACCTTTGTAATAAGGTTCCAGCACATTTAGAAAATTTGCAAGGTCGAAATCTTTTTCGCGGACTTCCTTTTCCTGAAGTACCCTTTTATAGTCTCCTTTCACATATTCATAAAAGCCATTAAAACTTGGTTGAACAGTTGATGATTTTATTTGCTCGATATAACCCGCAACCGCATTTGACAAAGCCACCTCTTCACTACGCCTCGGAGCTTCATCATCACGTTTCCAAAGGGTAAGGATAAGCGTCTTGATGCTCTCTCTTTTTTCGATATCAAACACATTATCGTCCGTGAAGAAAGGGTTGAACGAAATCGGATTATCTTCGGTGTAAGTAAAATAAACACCATCACCGCCTTTCGTCTTTCCCTTGATAAGCTCGCATAAACCTTGATAAGAATTTCCAGTGTCCACTAAAAGCACATGCGTCCCCTGCTCATAATACTGCCTCACCATATGGTTGGTGAAGAATGATTTTCCACTTCCATTTTTTTGAAGGGTTGGCGGGCTACTCAATTAAGGGTAGCCCGCCAACCCCCAGATGGCCCCAGAATGAAACGGTTTCTATTGCTAATAATGCCTTTTTTCATAGGCAAGTCCGAAATATCCAAATGGATTGGCTTACCCGTCAGCCTATCTGCGAGTTTGATCCCAAATGGCGACAATGAATCCTTATAGTTCGTTTCCTCCGTAAAAAAGCAAAGAGCTGGTTCAATGAAGGTGTAAAAGGATTCTTCAGAAGGGAAGTCACCTGAGTTGCCGGGTATCCCCGCCCAAAATAATGTGGCAGCGTCAACTGTGTTATGACGTGGTTTACATTCCATCAATGCCAAGGCACTTCCTACATCGTTCTTTATTTGTCGTAATTCTTCTCGATCTTCAGACCACGCAAATACATTGAAATGCGCCCGAATAGAAGGAGACCCATGAGAATGTGCCTCATTCAAATACCTTTCGATCCATTCTCTATTTATCTGATTGGCACGGCTATACCTTGCAAGTGAATGCATATTACGGGCAGATTTTTCAAACTTTCGTAAATTATCGGAACTATTGTCAATGAAGAGGTATTGATTATAAATGTGATTACAGCTCAACATTAGCCCAACGGGGGAGGCAAACGATAACATACAGTCACTTCTGTCGGTCGATAATCTGTCATACCGTTGCGATTCAGAAACGACACCAGGTAGATCATCGGTATCTGAAAGCGTATGCAAAA
This genomic interval from Chryseobacterium joostei contains the following:
- a CDS encoding DUF3872 domain-containing protein; protein product: MKNIMHISQMSFGTLVLGLMAIVGIIFLSGCTKDTLDIQENFPFDVKVMPVPKDIALGETVEMRISIISSGEYAENKYHIRYFQNDGQGTLRYFDHKPYLPNDLYPLMQKEFRLYYTSESFVAQNFDVWISDNFGNEKQLSFQFNNKKLGPIIIGPVR
- a CDS encoding conjugal transfer protein TraO, which produces MKKYIIVLILMLISIHGYSQRMVYKQKALEVSVGMLASKDVSSNYYVNLTLNSFGRRGNYWIWSAEFQRRTTDYKQWTLPLENYLGEIGYSVQLLSDARKFITLNAGLTGVAGYEVLNRGDRILSDGALLLNDGGFMFGTAGRLSLETYLSDNIVLLLQGRIRVLWGTDLDQFRPSSGIGLRINF
- the traN gene encoding conjugative transposon protein TraN, encoding MNIIRNTVLIVLLVGLFIKTFGQQSDLEKGRVEAYRLEVTYNKTTHLIFPVAIRYADLGSELLTAGIAEDAQNVLRVKAAVKDFSEETNFSVITKDGQFYNFNVTYNGYPQTLNYDLHKMQQEGERVEQKNVQFEELGFNPPSLTETVMKTIYQQDKRYIRHIGSKSYGVQFILKGIFVHNGKFYFHTEVKNKSNVPYLIDYCTFKIVDKQVGKRTVSQEKQLAPLREYPMMEIVSDESSAANVVLLDQFTISDDQVLKIALYEKNGGRNQVLEIENSDLVNAKSVSDMKIKISQ
- the traM gene encoding conjugative transposon protein TraM, encoding MEERENKRISIIVDDETGSDSSNLTDSKSKVDKFKKPLIFGLMGIVFIACLYLIFKPKSSGSAIDEKGLKNVVPEATDKGLQADKQKAYEKEMLDEKEAEKRSSLQSLADYWNNNGDSTTAGEFPGSTASVGNTSGNIGNPGYQNNSLTSYRNAQSTLSSFYQDDDREKLELRRKVDQLQEKLSAKDVPAAPTLNDQLTLMEKSYQMASKYLPSGTQGTDMTAAASFKDSANYNYHKSPSKTEKTESLKVLRKSIVSALYREQDDSTLLASLEGERNHSFLTVGAREKMGIARNSIRAIIMETKTVTADGSVKLRLLEDATIAGYSVPKGTEMEAGTKFQGNRLQLKVSSVEVKGNILPVEILAYDVNGQLGLSVPRSDEINAAGEIAANMSQSSGMNISMSRSAGQQVVGDLTRGLVQGVSGYFSKKIRTVKVTLKAGQQVLLVTKKNN
- a CDS encoding TraL conjugative transposon family protein encodes the protein MKNFRNTIESELEKLDNRWQALPLKTQCRYVIILFAFYLTMGIGVLVKVCYDLGKEDRQMEISHIESPSINDGSSARKDSILINYKKYRNGRERE
- the traK gene encoding conjugative transposon protein TraK, which gives rise to MEFKTLRNIENSFRQIRIYAIVFALLCLGVTGFSVWKSYSFANVQREKIYVLDQGKSLMLALSQDAAINRPVMAREHVRRFHELFFTLAPDKAAIESNMKRAFDLADKSAYDYYHDLAEKGYYNRIISGNVQQRIEVDSVVCNFNSYPYAVTTYAKQFIIRSSNLTRRSLVTSCTLLNSVKSDNNPQGFQILKFGVTANKDEEVIER
- the traJ gene encoding conjugative transposon protein TraJ — its product is MEFNNLHELLRGLYDEMLPMSATMATVAKGVAGLGALFYVALKVWQALSRAEPIDVFPLLRPFAIGMCIMFFPTIVLGTINAVLSPVVQGTHSMLDNQVLDLNKLQEQKDLLEKEATLRNPETAYLVNNEEFDKKLEELGWAPNDLVTMAGMYMDRTAYNMEQATKKWLRELLEILFQAAALVVDTIRTFFLIVLSILGPIAFAISVWDGFQSTLSQWLTRYISVYLWLPVADMFSAMLAKIQSLILERDIEMLNDPTFIPDTSNTVYVIFMIIGIVGYFTIPTVTGWIIQAGGAGNFTRNVSQMAMRSGNVAAAGAGAAIGEVGGQLMGNNQGGQKTK
- a CDS encoding DUF4141 domain-containing protein, which gives rise to MVLTVAITQKVQAQWVVTDPTNLASGILNSANEIVQTSSTVSNVVKNFNEVKKVYEQGKEYYDKLKAVNNLVKDARKVQQTVLLVGDVSSMYVNNFGKMLNDKNFSPNELMAIGNGYSALLNESTELLKDLKQIVTSSSLSLNDKERMEIIDRVYKEVKEYHSLVRYYTSKNISVSILRAKKQNNTKRVMELYGTDGQKYW